From the genome of Psychroserpens ponticola, one region includes:
- a CDS encoding 2-hydroxyacid dehydrogenase: MKTTIFSTHKFEESYLLKANNDKHQLKLLETRLTEETAILATGSKVVSLFTGDDASAPVLEKLSAFGVKYIALRSAGFNHVDLVKAAELDMKVARVPAYSPYAIAEHTMALILALNRKLIKAHNRVRDQNFSLNGLTGFDINGKTVGIIGTGKIGSVLVKILHGFGCKLLVQDVIENENLINSYNVSYTDCETICKQSDIISLHVPLTNSTKHLIDAKHISLMKTGVMLINTSRGALVDTKAVIEGLKTKKIGYFGIDVYEEEEGLFFEDHSDDILQDDVIARLMTFNNVLITSHQAFLTETALTNIAETTIYNMDCFERQIVSGNEVMIE, encoded by the coding sequence ATGAAAACAACCATATTCAGTACACATAAGTTTGAAGAATCCTATCTGCTAAAAGCAAATAACGACAAGCACCAATTAAAACTGTTAGAAACTCGTTTGACCGAAGAAACTGCAATTCTCGCTACGGGTTCTAAAGTAGTAAGTCTATTTACAGGCGATGATGCATCGGCACCGGTTCTCGAAAAACTAAGTGCTTTTGGTGTCAAATACATAGCCTTAAGATCCGCTGGTTTCAATCACGTTGATTTAGTAAAAGCAGCTGAATTAGATATGAAGGTAGCTCGTGTTCCTGCTTATTCCCCTTACGCTATTGCAGAACATACAATGGCATTGATACTCGCACTAAACCGAAAATTGATTAAAGCCCACAACAGGGTGCGTGATCAGAATTTTTCATTGAACGGTCTTACCGGCTTCGACATTAATGGAAAAACTGTGGGCATAATAGGTACTGGGAAAATAGGTTCTGTATTGGTGAAAATACTACACGGTTTTGGTTGTAAACTACTTGTTCAAGATGTCATTGAAAATGAAAATCTAATCAATTCTTATAACGTAAGCTATACCGACTGTGAAACCATCTGCAAGCAGTCTGACATTATAAGCTTGCACGTACCATTAACGAATTCAACAAAACATTTGATTGATGCAAAGCATATTTCATTAATGAAAACTGGCGTAATGCTAATCAATACAAGTCGCGGAGCATTGGTCGATACCAAAGCTGTTATTGAAGGACTAAAGACCAAGAAAATTGGCTATTTCGGAATAGATGTGTATGAGGAGGAAGAAGGATTGTTCTTTGAAGACCATTCTGATGACATTTTGCAAGACGATGTAATTGCACGCTTAATGACTTTCAACAATGTATTGATAACCAGTCATCAGGCCTTTTTAACCGAAACAGCATTGACAAACATTGCTGAAACCACCATCTATAATATGGATTGTTTTGAAAGGCAAATAGTCTCTGGAAATGAAGTTATGATTGAATAA
- a CDS encoding phosphoribosylpyrophosphate synthetase: MNNYDTLSEAINNLQANGYTYDFNLKPECLECASLKIEIRPEAFDVDETHRFEGMSSTDDNSVLYAISSKNGVKGLLVDAYGVYAENISEEMRKKLR, from the coding sequence ATGAATAATTACGATACACTTTCAGAAGCCATAAATAATTTACAGGCAAATGGTTATACCTATGATTTCAACTTAAAACCTGAATGTTTGGAGTGTGCCTCGCTAAAAATTGAAATAAGACCAGAAGCTTTTGATGTTGATGAAACGCATCGTTTTGAAGGTATGAGCAGTACCGATGACAACAGTGTCCTTTATGCCATTTCATCAAAAAATGGGGTTAAAGGACTTCTGGTAGATGCCTATGGCGTATATGCTGAAAATATTTCGGAAGAAATGAGAAAAAAATTACGATAA
- a CDS encoding ion channel has translation MSDRLNKIREKSFFKLLFGRTALPAFTILGIALVYVLLMSLIDHSSFPFHIIIATAALIKTILITATTLKQLSKLIDICHSVKQLLWVFGLILFISIFSFATDFTCLYQFDHTAFEGIVVHSNSYIFNLYHFFYFSVITFSTVGYGDITPVSEVARFVVMLEIFLSFLLIVFALANIKKIHLNE, from the coding sequence ATGTCTGATAGATTAAATAAAATTCGAGAAAAGTCATTCTTCAAATTACTCTTTGGAAGAACCGCTTTACCTGCGTTTACAATCTTAGGGATAGCTCTTGTTTATGTTCTATTAATGTCATTAATTGATCATAGTTCTTTTCCATTTCATATAATTATTGCAACGGCAGCATTAATAAAGACTATATTAATTACAGCCACTACCCTAAAACAACTTTCAAAACTGATAGATATTTGCCATTCAGTAAAGCAGTTACTATGGGTTTTCGGGTTGATATTATTTATTAGTATTTTTTCATTTGCAACTGATTTCACCTGTCTTTACCAATTCGATCATACGGCATTTGAAGGTATTGTTGTTCATTCAAATTCATACATATTTAATCTGTACCACTTTTTTTACTTTAGTGTAATTACGTTTTCAACAGTTGGATATGGCGATATTACCCCAGTTTCCGAAGTAGCTAGATTTGTTGTTATGCTCGAAATATTTTTAAGCTTTTTACTAATCGTTTTTGCCTTGGCAAATATCAAAAAAATACACCTTAATGAATAA
- a CDS encoding MgtC/SapB family protein yields MIEAFKNINPFILGLLISLGIGLILGLEREYDKLKEERGFAGIRTFPIVAIIGFILGNLSIIYTPWLVIIISAAFLLFLSLSHLSIVQKHVMTGITTNMALFATLILGVMVANHLHKEAVATAVVVVTLLSLKTTFNTFIKNITSEELFAFIKFSIIALLILPFLPNQDYGSEGLLNPFEIGAIIVIVSFLNFIGYFLVKYVGSKRGILLTAILGGLISSTAVAWIYASRSKESPELSKEYAAGIIIASAIMFPRLAILAYIFNSDILSYLVVPFTLLTLICLISALVFIKKNTDVPKTDINLGNPLIIWNALGFGGIYVVILFAVFYGNQFFGESGLYYSALIAGLADTDAITISMTKFASLEEKLTLATNVIITATISNMIVKLGITYFKGSKKTGKLVMLIFGSVVVVGITYILIQLGN; encoded by the coding sequence ATGATAGAAGCCTTTAAAAATATCAACCCATTTATCCTCGGACTGCTCATAAGTCTTGGGATTGGCCTTATTCTAGGGCTGGAACGTGAATATGATAAATTGAAGGAAGAACGAGGTTTTGCAGGTATAAGAACCTTCCCTATTGTAGCTATTATTGGTTTTATTTTAGGGAACCTTTCCATAATATATACGCCTTGGTTGGTCATTATTATTTCGGCAGCATTTCTACTGTTTTTGTCCTTGAGTCATCTTTCAATCGTTCAAAAACACGTAATGACAGGGATAACCACTAATATGGCATTATTCGCTACGTTGATTTTGGGTGTTATGGTTGCTAACCATTTGCACAAGGAAGCAGTTGCGACCGCTGTAGTTGTGGTTACGCTGTTATCATTGAAAACGACCTTCAATACATTCATTAAGAATATTACTTCTGAAGAGCTTTTTGCTTTTATTAAGTTTTCAATTATTGCGCTTCTTATTTTGCCTTTCTTACCAAATCAAGACTATGGTTCAGAAGGATTACTTAACCCTTTTGAGATTGGAGCAATTATAGTGATTGTCTCTTTTCTTAACTTCATCGGCTACTTTCTTGTGAAATATGTAGGTTCTAAACGTGGTATTCTACTCACTGCAATTTTAGGCGGATTGATTTCAAGTACCGCAGTAGCTTGGATTTATGCTTCCCGAAGTAAGGAATCGCCAGAACTTTCAAAAGAATATGCTGCGGGTATCATTATAGCTTCTGCCATAATGTTTCCCAGACTTGCGATTCTGGCCTATATTTTCAATAGTGACATACTTTCTTATTTAGTCGTTCCATTTACTCTTCTTACCCTTATCTGTTTGATAAGTGCACTGGTATTCATTAAAAAGAATACAGATGTTCCAAAGACAGATATCAATCTGGGTAATCCGCTCATTATCTGGAACGCCCTAGGGTTTGGTGGTATTTATGTGGTTATCCTATTTGCCGTTTTTTATGGAAATCAATTTTTTGGAGAAAGCGGTTTGTACTATTCAGCCCTAATTGCAGGATTAGCAGATACAGATGCGATAACTATAAGTATGACAAAATTTGCTTCCCTAGAAGAAAAACTCACCCTAGCAACCAATGTCATTATTACAGCAACCATAAGTAATATGATTGTGAAACTGGGTATTACCTATTTCAAAGGTTCCAAAAAAACAGGAAAACTGGTAATGTTAATTTTTGGAAGTGTCGTTGTCGTTGGTATAACCTATATATTAATACAATTAGGAAATTAA
- a CDS encoding class I fructose-bisphosphate aldolase, which yields MSTYENIIQNLGDKADFYLDHICEKITKDELQTPSKNSLDNVFANSNRNPQVLRSLAQLYNHGNLANTGYLSILPVDQGIEHSAAFSFYKNPDYFDPENIIKLAIEAGCNGVASTFGVLGLNARKYAHKIPFIVKINHNELLTYPNKYDQTLFGKVKSAWNMGAVAVGATIYFGSEESNRQLKEISEAFEEAHNLGMATILWCYTRNEAFKTEKEDYHAAADVTGQANHLGVTIQADIIKQKLSTNNFGFKEIGFGKYDDEMYGTLTTIHPIDLCRLQVANCYMGKIGLINSGGGSKGKSDLTEAITTAVINKRAGGSGLIMGRKAFQKPFSEGVKVLQSVQEVYLDDKISIA from the coding sequence ATGAGTACATACGAAAACATAATACAAAACCTTGGAGACAAAGCTGATTTTTACTTAGATCACATTTGCGAAAAAATCACAAAAGATGAGTTGCAAACGCCTAGCAAAAATAGCCTTGACAATGTATTTGCTAATAGCAACCGGAATCCACAGGTACTAAGAAGCCTTGCCCAATTGTACAATCACGGCAACCTAGCAAACACAGGCTACTTGAGTATCCTTCCTGTCGACCAAGGTATTGAGCATAGCGCAGCTTTTTCATTCTATAAAAACCCAGATTATTTTGATCCAGAAAATATTATAAAATTGGCGATAGAAGCCGGTTGTAATGGAGTGGCTTCCACCTTTGGTGTTCTTGGGCTCAACGCCCGAAAATATGCCCATAAAATTCCGTTCATCGTAAAGATTAACCACAATGAACTACTTACCTATCCCAATAAGTATGACCAAACATTATTTGGAAAAGTAAAATCTGCTTGGAATATGGGAGCCGTTGCCGTGGGTGCTACCATTTATTTTGGTTCGGAAGAAAGCAACAGGCAACTTAAAGAAATTTCCGAGGCTTTTGAAGAGGCTCACAATTTAGGTATGGCTACCATTTTATGGTGCTATACCCGAAACGAAGCTTTTAAAACCGAAAAAGAAGATTATCACGCCGCTGCCGATGTAACTGGACAGGCCAATCACTTGGGTGTTACTATTCAAGCAGATATCATTAAGCAAAAATTATCTACAAACAACTTTGGTTTCAAAGAAATAGGTTTTGGAAAATATGATGATGAAATGTATGGAACGTTGACAACAATCCATCCTATTGACCTTTGCAGGTTGCAAGTAGCTAATTGCTATATGGGGAAAATCGGATTGATTAATTCAGGAGGAGGTTCCAAGGGTAAATCTGATTTGACGGAAGCGATAACAACAGCTGTAATCAATAAAAGAGCTGGAGGTTCTGGATTGATAATGGGAAGAAAAGCATTTCAAAAACCCTTTAGCGAAGGCGTAAAAGTATTACAATCTGTTCAGGAAGTTTATCTGGATGATAAAATTAGTATTGCATAA
- a CDS encoding dicarboxylate/amino acid:cation symporter: MFETEVKSLKSLNHYLVKLVESRLWLKVIIALFLGVGFGLLLSPQNGWITKETADGLGNWLALPGVLFLKLVQMIMIPLIVASIITGIASNDKDSLKKLGGGVLLYFLGTTIVSVSLGVILSQLFRPGRFLHQQSLSEHNEIMTTSTKDAELSFGLENIPDAISNLLPENPLASMVNADMLSIVIFTIIIGVAVLSLDAALLRPVKILLSAIQEVCMTVVKWSMLLVPVAVFGLMAQVTSSVGLSSLSGLAYYVGVVLLGLLLLVFFYLGLVVLLGKTKPMLFLKKIRDVQLLAFSTTSSAAVMPLSLQTAEEELKVDKAISNFIIPIGATVNMDGTALYQTITTLFIAQAYGLEMSLLNIIVVIVTIVAASIGTPAIPGGGVVILASVLGSVGIPAEGIIIIIGVERLLGMFRTAVNVTGDLTACMVFNRFYGKTPVLESEKTNDKSSSKQ, encoded by the coding sequence ATGTTCGAAACAGAAGTAAAATCACTTAAGTCACTAAATCATTATCTGGTAAAACTGGTAGAAAGCCGCTTATGGCTTAAGGTTATTATTGCCTTGTTTTTAGGTGTTGGATTTGGATTGCTATTAAGTCCTCAAAATGGTTGGATTACCAAAGAAACCGCTGATGGTTTAGGTAATTGGCTAGCATTGCCTGGTGTACTCTTTCTAAAACTTGTTCAAATGATTATGATTCCATTGATCGTGGCTTCCATCATCACAGGAATCGCCAGTAATGACAAGGATAGTTTGAAAAAATTAGGTGGTGGCGTATTATTATATTTTCTGGGCACTACCATAGTTTCGGTAAGTCTCGGTGTTATACTATCACAACTTTTTAGACCTGGTCGTTTTTTGCATCAACAATCGCTATCGGAACACAACGAAATAATGACCACCTCTACGAAAGATGCCGAACTTTCATTTGGGCTAGAAAATATTCCAGATGCCATTTCAAATCTGCTTCCCGAAAACCCCTTGGCTTCTATGGTAAATGCCGATATGTTAAGTATTGTGATTTTCACAATTATTATTGGTGTGGCTGTGTTGTCACTTGATGCAGCTTTACTGCGCCCAGTAAAGATACTTTTAAGTGCCATTCAAGAAGTCTGTATGACGGTGGTGAAATGGTCTATGTTGTTAGTTCCTGTTGCTGTTTTTGGACTTATGGCACAGGTTACCTCTAGTGTTGGTTTGAGTTCTCTTTCAGGACTAGCCTACTATGTTGGGGTGGTGTTGCTCGGTCTATTGTTACTGGTGTTTTTCTATTTAGGGTTAGTTGTTCTTCTTGGAAAAACAAAACCAATGCTTTTCCTAAAAAAAATAAGAGATGTTCAACTATTGGCTTTTTCAACTACAAGTTCTGCCGCTGTGATGCCCTTATCACTACAAACAGCAGAAGAAGAACTAAAAGTAGATAAAGCCATTAGCAATTTTATCATTCCCATTGGTGCAACCGTCAATATGGATGGCACTGCGCTCTATCAAACTATAACGACTCTTTTTATAGCTCAAGCCTATGGACTGGAAATGAGTTTACTAAATATTATTGTGGTCATCGTAACCATAGTAGCTGCTTCCATTGGCACCCCAGCTATTCCTGGAGGAGGTGTGGTTATACTCGCTTCTGTTTTAGGAAGTGTTGGTATTCCAGCGGAAGGCATCATAATCATCATTGGTGTAGAAAGATTGCTTGGAATGTTTAGGACTGCTGTTAATGTAACTGGTGATTTGACTGCCTGTATGGTTTTCAATAGATTCTATGGTAAAACCCCAGTCTTGGAAAGTGAAAAAACAAATGATAAATCAAGTTCAAAACAATGA
- a CDS encoding alpha/beta fold hydrolase, whose translation MTLLLIFILFILPIVAIASYQHYKISKQPAYNAKETLLNYEIIGSGENKLILLHGLTGSLHYWKRNLESITTTHKLLLVDLLGFGDSPKPQSDYSLSIQLQALELILNKEEFNDGKIIIAGHSMGAMISLALLEKQPTWFKAGIFISTPVYKDANEFKEIMSSHSFVDRISTSKFSKYICMIHPIFMSSAFKPNNLTDDVYEDAKKHHWQSYYYSLTKVILKTDLYAIAKKIKDKDVLFIHGEKDDTAPIENTLKLSKEFKNPQIITSSEGDHQFFLKEAKFVWNTIQDFTISEKKLQKTISNEHE comes from the coding sequence ATGACACTTCTACTCATATTCATATTGTTCATTCTTCCCATTGTAGCTATAGCCAGCTATCAGCATTACAAGATTAGTAAGCAACCAGCTTATAATGCCAAAGAAACACTGTTGAATTATGAAATAATAGGCTCTGGAGAAAACAAACTTATTTTGTTACACGGTTTAACAGGCTCATTGCATTATTGGAAACGCAATTTAGAAAGTATTACAACTACCCATAAGCTACTTTTAGTTGACCTGCTAGGTTTTGGTGATTCGCCAAAACCACAAAGTGATTATTCCCTTTCAATACAATTGCAAGCTCTTGAATTGATTCTAAACAAAGAAGAATTCAATGATGGCAAAATAATTATTGCGGGACATTCTATGGGAGCTATGATTTCATTGGCACTATTGGAAAAGCAACCAACTTGGTTCAAAGCAGGAATTTTTATAAGCACACCCGTTTATAAAGATGCAAATGAATTTAAGGAAATTATGTCATCCCATTCATTTGTAGATAGGATTTCAACAAGCAAATTCTCGAAATACATTTGTATGATTCATCCCATTTTTATGTCGAGTGCATTCAAACCTAACAACCTCACAGATGATGTTTATGAAGATGCAAAAAAGCATCATTGGCAGAGTTATTATTATTCACTTACAAAGGTCATCTTGAAAACAGATTTATATGCGATTGCAAAGAAAATTAAGGATAAAGACGTGCTTTTTATTCACGGAGAAAAAGATGACACTGCACCTATAGAGAATACCTTGAAATTATCAAAGGAATTTAAAAACCCACAAATAATTACTTCATCTGAAGGAGACCATCAGTTCTTTCTGAAAGAAGCAAAATTTGTTTGGAACACAATTCAAGATTTTACTATTTCTGAAAAAAAGTTACAAAAAACCATATCCAATGAGCACGAATAA
- a CDS encoding ATP cone domain-containing protein yields the protein MNNINIIKASGEEVPFQIEKLISSLQRAGAERVIIDQIVENIEGALYNGITTKKIYQMAFKMLKGKSRVSASRYKLKKAIMELGPTGFPFEKFVGKILEQEGFQAEVGVIVQGHCVQHEVDVAALKDNKHYMIECKYHSDQGRTCNVKIPLYIQSRFLDVEKQWEKQPGHQTKFHQGWVYTNTRLTTDAIQYGTCMGLGLVSWDYPRGNGLKDRIDQSGLHPLTALTTLTKAEKTKLLDKGIVLCKELHESPALLKKIGIDKTRFKKILEDSEALCKST from the coding sequence ATGAATAATATAAATATTATAAAAGCAAGTGGAGAGGAAGTCCCTTTTCAAATTGAAAAATTGATAAGTTCATTGCAAAGAGCAGGCGCTGAAAGAGTTATAATTGATCAAATAGTGGAAAATATTGAAGGCGCACTTTATAATGGAATTACTACCAAAAAAATCTATCAAATGGCTTTCAAAATGTTAAAGGGTAAATCAAGAGTGAGTGCTTCGAGATACAAGCTAAAGAAAGCAATTATGGAACTCGGACCCACCGGCTTTCCATTTGAAAAATTTGTCGGCAAAATTCTTGAACAGGAAGGCTTTCAAGCAGAAGTTGGTGTCATTGTGCAAGGACATTGTGTACAACATGAAGTAGATGTAGCGGCTTTAAAGGACAACAAACACTACATGATAGAATGTAAATATCATAGTGACCAAGGTAGAACTTGTAACGTGAAAATTCCACTTTATATACAATCCAGATTTCTGGACGTAGAGAAACAATGGGAAAAGCAACCTGGTCACCAAACGAAGTTTCATCAAGGGTGGGTATATACAAATACGAGACTCACAACCGATGCTATTCAATATGGCACGTGTATGGGATTAGGTCTGGTAAGTTGGGATTATCCAAGGGGAAATGGTCTTAAAGATAGAATAGACCAATCTGGTCTGCATCCATTAACGGCTTTAACAACACTTACAAAAGCTGAAAAAACAAAATTATTAGATAAAGGCATTGTCCTCTGTAAAGAGCTTCACGAAAGTCCCGCTTTATTAAAAAAGATAGGAATTGACAAAACAAGATTCAAAAAGATTTTAGAAGATTCAGAAGCGCTATGTAAAAGCACTTAA
- a CDS encoding class I SAM-dependent methyltransferase translates to MANTKQIKKRYDRIAKYFDSLERPMGTRGFAKWRKELVQQATGKTLEVGVGTGKNIPHYPDNVNLTVIDFSKNMLEKAKLKNTNTSHNITFLEMDVQNMAFEDNTFDTVITSCVFCSVPNPVKGLKEIKRVLKPDGKLIMLEHVRSNGKVLGKLMDWFNFIPLNIMGANINRRTKQNLTKAGFNDVNVTELWKDIVKYFYVKNEKLI, encoded by the coding sequence AAACAAATAAAAAAGCGCTACGATCGCATAGCCAAATACTTTGACTCATTGGAAAGACCAATGGGAACAAGAGGCTTTGCTAAATGGCGAAAAGAACTTGTTCAGCAAGCAACTGGTAAAACGCTAGAAGTTGGGGTCGGTACTGGTAAAAATATCCCTCATTACCCCGATAATGTAAACCTAACAGTTATTGATTTTAGTAAAAACATGCTAGAAAAAGCCAAACTAAAGAACACGAATACTTCACATAATATCACCTTCCTTGAAATGGATGTGCAAAATATGGCCTTTGAGGATAACACCTTTGATACTGTGATTACAAGTTGTGTATTCTGTTCTGTTCCAAATCCTGTAAAAGGTCTAAAAGAAATTAAAAGAGTTCTAAAACCAGATGGCAAGCTCATCATGTTAGAACACGTTAGAAGTAATGGTAAAGTGTTAGGTAAACTAATGGATTGGTTCAATTTTATACCACTAAATATTATGGGTGCTAACATTAATCGTAGAACCAAACAAAATTTAACAAAAGCTGGGTTCAACGATGTTAATGTGACTGAACTATGGAAGGATATTGTAAAATACTTCTATGTAAAAAATGAAAAATTAATATAA
- a CDS encoding ATP-dependent 6-phosphofructokinase, translated as MSTNKIKHIGVFTSGGDSPGMNAALYAIAKSAEAKGIKISGFQKGYEGLIDDDLISLKSHELKKITQKGGTILKTARSKRFLELEGRKKALQTLKANNIDALIAIGGDGTFKGLLAFSEICDIPFIGIPGTIDNDIFGTDYTLGFDSAVNTAIENIDKIKDTAESHNRVFIVEVMGRDSGYIAIHSGLMVGADSILIPESGKDFIYLLDKVKNYDSEDAFLVVVSEGDELGAELVSSKIKEVNPDVDLRITKLGHVQRGGNPSALDRMLGIRLGVAAVKTLLQGKKNVMVGILNNQLHLTPFEEVVKQHQVDNELYELLELFGK; from the coding sequence ATGAGCACGAATAAAATTAAACATATAGGCGTATTCACATCTGGAGGCGATAGCCCTGGGATGAATGCTGCACTATATGCCATTGCCAAATCCGCTGAAGCAAAAGGCATAAAAATAAGTGGGTTTCAAAAAGGGTACGAAGGGTTGATAGATGATGATTTGATATCATTAAAATCTCACGAACTAAAGAAAATAACCCAAAAAGGCGGTACCATCCTAAAAACAGCACGGAGCAAACGTTTTCTAGAATTGGAGGGTCGTAAAAAAGCATTGCAAACTTTAAAAGCAAATAACATAGATGCTTTAATTGCCATTGGTGGTGATGGTACTTTTAAAGGTCTATTAGCTTTTTCAGAAATATGCGACATTCCGTTTATAGGCATTCCTGGCACTATAGACAACGATATTTTTGGTACTGATTACACCCTTGGTTTTGATTCGGCTGTAAACACTGCTATTGAAAATATTGATAAAATAAAAGATACTGCCGAATCTCACAACCGTGTATTTATTGTTGAAGTAATGGGAAGGGATTCAGGCTACATTGCTATTCATTCCGGGTTAATGGTAGGTGCCGATTCCATCCTTATTCCCGAGAGTGGAAAGGACTTTATTTATCTATTGGACAAGGTTAAGAATTACGATAGCGAAGATGCTTTCCTTGTCGTGGTTTCAGAAGGCGATGAATTAGGTGCCGAGCTTGTTTCATCAAAAATAAAGGAAGTCAATCCCGATGTCGATTTACGGATTACGAAGCTTGGGCACGTACAGCGAGGTGGAAACCCGTCTGCTTTAGATAGAATGTTGGGCATTAGACTTGGAGTGGCAGCTGTAAAAACACTTTTACAAGGCAAAAAAAATGTAATGGTAGGAATCTTAAATAATCAATTGCATCTAACCCCTTTTGAAGAGGTGGTCAAGCAACATCAAGTAGATAATGAATTGTATGAACTTTTAGAATTATTTGGAAAGTAA
- a CDS encoding universal stress protein, whose amino-acid sequence MKNILVPTNFSENCDKAAQLGIEMAKLYNSEIHFLHLMKTPVDWVKLDKLKEKRYPETVKQIGIAKAKLRELERTAEHEGLKCRTFLQYDAGHTDILEHSGHFHHDFIITGSSGTKGVIREITGSNVEEIVRKANAPVIVVKDEDVTFPFKNIVFVSDFEEDISEAFSQVISIAKKCDARTHLLRINTKTDFNSIKLGLNPIEQLLSKYPELKNYSMAVYNEPSVETGINTFIKQNPIDLIAMVTHGKSDFLSLFSKSIAEGVTNHSTLPVMTIHL is encoded by the coding sequence ATGAAAAATATACTCGTACCCACCAATTTTTCCGAAAACTGTGACAAAGCTGCACAGTTAGGGATAGAAATGGCCAAGCTTTATAATTCTGAAATCCACTTTCTTCATTTAATGAAAACACCTGTCGATTGGGTCAAGTTAGATAAACTAAAGGAAAAAAGATATCCCGAAACTGTAAAGCAAATAGGTATTGCTAAAGCCAAATTGCGCGAACTAGAAAGAACGGCAGAACACGAAGGGCTTAAGTGCCGAACGTTTCTTCAATATGATGCTGGTCATACTGATATTTTAGAACATTCTGGTCATTTTCACCACGATTTCATTATTACTGGGAGTAGCGGAACCAAAGGCGTTATCAGGGAAATAACAGGTAGTAACGTAGAAGAAATTGTCCGAAAGGCAAATGCCCCAGTAATTGTGGTAAAAGATGAAGATGTAACATTCCCGTTCAAAAACATTGTATTTGTTTCAGATTTCGAGGAAGATATAAGCGAGGCTTTTAGTCAAGTAATATCTATTGCCAAAAAATGTGATGCTCGCACTCATTTATTACGAATAAATACTAAGACAGATTTTAACAGCATAAAACTTGGTTTAAATCCAATAGAACAGCTATTGAGCAAGTACCCAGAATTAAAAAACTACTCAATGGCAGTTTATAATGAACCCTCTGTAGAAACTGGCATCAATACTTTTATAAAGCAAAATCCAATAGACTTAATAGCAATGGTTACTCATGGCAAGTCTGATTTTTTAAGCTTGTTTTCCAAGAGTATTGCTGAAGGTGTCACCAATCATTCAACATTACCTGTAATGACTATACATCTTTAA